The genomic interval ttaattaaatattagatatctttaataaactttaaaccaaaatttgaattaaattgttactgtattattattataattaaaactattatttattttaataaaataataataataatgatgcaTTACATCCATTCTCGCAGTATCCATTCATGCATAATGAAAACATATATTACTGTGTGAACTTTAATGCATCATGATACATTActgttaaaaaaaacaaaacaaaaaataacataaaataaaattgaatgcaTCATGCATTCGGTGTAACAGAATCACCAGAACCGACTTTCaaatcatatatgtatatatatatatatatatatacaattcaaACGAATAGCCATCAAATCATAAAGTATGTTGAACAAAATCAATAAGCAATATATCAAAGTTTCTATCGCACatcgaatatatatataaagtatgcGATCaacttttatatgtataaatatacttaTAGTTGTTCATCGCAGAAATATATTACtgcaaattcaaaaattcaatcGCATGCAATATATATACCTACGATTGAACAAATTTGCAGCGATggaacatttaaatatatagcaTGATTAACtaaatattctaattgcaaaaaaaaaaaaaaaaaaaaaataatttaatggaAGATCAATACTACCATAAATTCTCAAGAATTAATTTAGGGATGCtcttgataccacatgttagaaataCTATAAATCTGTAtatagccctaattaattcaagagaatcaaacaataaaattaagaatagcggaagcgtaccggagtccatagaatcgatttttgattggtatgatcttccaattttgCATCAAAACCTTTGAAACCTTTTTTTCCTGATGATGGGGATTCAAGAACTCTGGAAAAATACTGATACGATGCAAAATGGGGACCCATACCTGTTATATTACCAATTGTTACAACAGttggtaatatttattaataatttctaatttggcccctcatcaaatCAGAAACTATTtaattggtatccacatattaaaatcatgacaatcatgcccttaagtcataaactttattccaaaatagaccacataaatttgacttatttatttgatgacccaacacacattttatatatacagtTGTGACCCCAATTATTTCTAACAGTTTCATCATAAAGGAGAGCAGCACCAAAAACAGTTGTTTGTTTATGATTATTAACTCCAAGAAACATCGCAAAAGGTCTCCcatcttgattttttttatatgtagtaTCAAAGCTTACAACATCACCAAAATAAGAGTATGATTGTATCATCTTTGCATCTGCCCAAAAAATATTCGTGATCAAATCATCCACATCCACTTGTATAGCATAAAAGAAGTTTGGATCTTGTATCTGCATACGTTGAAGGTACTCTAAAACACCGCCTGTATCTCCAATTTTCATTTGGGTCATTCTTTTTGTTCGAAGATAATTCTTGTAATCAACTGGAATCATACCAAGATTTTCTCGACCACCGGCTCTCCTTGCCATCAATTCACAACTTTCTTTAGGAGAAATTCCTGAGCGATCAGCCATATCTATTTCAGCTGCTTGAACTGCAGTCACTCGTCGATGTGATCTATGTAAATGACTCTTACTAGGGCTAGTTGTAACATGAGTATGCTCAGCAATAAATTCAACAACACGATATCGATTAGTTTGTCGAGAGCAAATTTTCATCATTGCTAAACAACCAAATCTTGTTTCTGCTCTATGACGTATTACTTCCACATCTCGCTTATCTTTCTCGCGGTAACCTTGGCATGAACAACAAAAGATTCTATCTATCATTCTACCATTCTTATTATCCTTTTGTCCTTTACTTTTACGAATACTAAATCCAACCTTATAAGCATAACTATTATAAAAATCATATGCTTCCTCTTCAGTTTCAAACTCCATACCCACTTTTGGTATTACTTCATCTAAAATTTTAGAATGAATCAACTCTATTCTTGTTTTTCCATCCAAATCGCTACTACAATTCATTctccaataaaatttaaatctGCAATATATGATAAGTCCATGTAtaataaacttaatttttttttattacaattcatatttaataaattaatgatacaaataacataaaattaaaagtaaacataaactttcttcaaaaaaaaaaaaaataaataaacataaacaatattatatatatacatgaaaattCATGTTCTATAACATacctcttttcttttcttctttaaacTCAAAAAAATACTGAAATTGTGAGATAAGACTTCCCAATGCTCATATATGTAGCCACtcctttaaacaaaaaaaaacaaaaaaaattaaaatggaatTTGCTGTAGAAGAATAGGATGAATAGTGATGTTTAGTGTTTAAAAAATAGACTAGTTATAGAATATAAAAAGTCTTATTGAATGATATTGATAAagatgaataaatatatataaaaaaaattgatgaaaaattttaaaaatatatattaaaaagaatCGGTTTCCTTTTCTCAATAGGTTTAATAATAGTGGGTCCCATTAATAAATATTGTGTTtgaaaaagtcttatttttattattattattataaataaatattctaTATAGGAAATATAATAAACTAACGGAATGGAGTTGATAAATAAAAATCTGTCAAGTCATTAATGAAATGGATTGTTTTGATTGGTTAGACAGAGGAATGGACACCAAATCTGGACAGAGGATCTGCTTCCTGAAACATAAACGAGAGACAAAACTTTAATAAAGGCaaagaaagaatctataattttaAACTGGGACAGAATATAACAAACCCCATACCCTAAGCTAGAATATATGGTCTAAATTACCAAAACCACAACTCAAGGAAAGCCATGCCAATACAGGATTAATTGAAGATCCccatgctctctctctctcagtctctctctctatatatatatactcctctATCCGCTATATGCAATATATCCAATATCCATTATCCATTTCTTCTCTAATATTACATTAATATTAGTATCTCACTCACAATCACATTCTTCTAGGTGAAAGCCAAGAATAATGGACACAAGGACCACAGCAACCATTCCACCCCAAAATCTTGCCTCTGCCTATGCAGTACCACAAAACCTTGGGGCAACACCAGCCGCGGCGGCCTCTGCCTACGCAGTACCACAAAACCTTGCCGCAACACCAGCCACTGCTGCCTCTGCCTATGCGGTACCACAAAACCTTGCCGCAACACCAACCACTGCTGCCTCTGCCTATGCAGTGCCACAAAACCTTGCCGCAACACCAACCGTGGCTGCCTCTGCCTCTAATAACTCTGCGGCCTATGCACCTCATCAAACTGGCCTTAGTACTATGACCCCATCTCATCAAACTGGGCTGAGTACTATGCTCCCATctcatcatcctcatcatcagaTGCAGAACCGAGCTGCAGTTGGACTCAATGGCCGCACTGCTCGCACGGCACTTGGACTGAACGGCCGTGGAACACGCACTCTGGGACTTGATAGCCGTGCAGCCCGTGGTGGAACGTCTGATGAAACTGAGCTGAGCAAAAGAATCATGGAGCTTCATGTGTCTGATGAGCGCGGTCTTGCAGTTAAGCCTGTTCTTAACGTCATTGATGTCATTTTTCACCGGGCTACTGCTGACCTACCTGGATACAATCATcaggtttatatatatataatatatatcacatATTTGTTATTCATACACACTTTACTACTCTCTGTGTTTCTGTCCCTTAagttttagttatatatattttcaacgATATCTATGTATCACAGGATTCAGACACTGGTAGGGATGAAAAGGCTGTCCTCTATTCTGTTGCTAATCTTCAAGACATTGTCGAAATCCCTTCCAGGATTACCAGCGCAATTTCATGCGaggtaatgaatatatataggaaaagagAAATATTGTTGTGCCAAGCACACATAACATTGCGTAATCTTACGCTATCccgttattttttgaaatacacTATAGACGTACCTAAAATGTCATCACATATCATAAATCAACAATAATAAAGGATGATCGACTAGTTATGTAGCAAATtataatacaaacaaataagtgcatgcatgcatgtaataaattaataaaattattgtaatattttgtattaTGACAGATTCTAAGCAAGTGCTCAGCTGGGGTAGATGTGCACACCATTACAATGGAAATACTACAATTAGTCAAGCACTACGGTTGGGACTCGAAGGTGTTGCTAGCCTTGGTCGCATTTGCAGTCACTTTCGGCGAGTTTCGGCTGATCCTCCAGCAATTCCCAACTAACCCACTTGCCAAAGCGGTTGCTCTTCTCAAACAATTGCCTGAACTCTTAGAGCATTCTGGAGCTCTGAAGCCAAAAATCGAAGCTCTCTACGATCTCATCAAGGAAATTCTTGATGTGACCAAGAAAATTGTTGAGTTCTATGATCTCCCAAGGAACGAGTATTTTACTGCTGACTCACCCGAAATTCTAGCTGCTGCTTCTCATATCCCAACTGCTGTTTATTGGACCATTCGGAGTATAATCGTTTCTTCAACTCAAATTTTGGCCCTTACCGGCATGGGCATCGAGTATGTATAATAATATGGCTTATAATATATGTCTTGTATAGGGATCTGTGACCATATTGACGTACGAGTTTTGACATGTTTGATCAGATATCTAACGGAGCCTTGGGAGCTATCTTCATTGGCTCATAAGCTTAACAACATAAAAGGGCATGTTGTGGACATTATCCAACGTTGTCACAAGTTTGTTGGTGAGTTTTGcatttttcttataaaaattaataacaataattcagatttgatttattttaaattaattaaaacgtATGAACCTTATAAatataagtatatatttttttattaagagtGGGCCGTGGctttaaaaaatgatttttggTTTCAacattactgttatttattaatataataattttagtttaacttttaaattaataaacaatatattttagtatgtttcgtaattatataaattttttgtatgtgggttaaatattattttgtatatagTCACATTAATATAAATGCCATGCTTTTGTTGATatagagaagaagaaggaggatgAAGCATATGAGTATCTTGTGCGTATGTTCCAACTTACACACATCGATAACTCAAAGCCTCTAAGGGTTTTGTTCAATGAAGATCCGAATGCACTCTACGATGGCttaaacaagaaaagggtatgctCAAAACTCAATAATATTAATTCAATTTCCTATTGATTTTAAATTTGGTTATCTTCTGAACAAACtatatttcatatttatttggTATTTTAAACAGATCATTATTGAGGATTTGAAGAGAAAGGTGGTGGCTCTATTCATTACAGAACTAGATCCTGAACTCATTCATTCCTCTGAATTTGCAATCTTACAACAAATGTACGCGGAAAAGAAACACGGCATGACAAGATCCGAGAGTCAATACGAAGTGGTTTGGGTTCCAATCTCAAACGTGTGGAATGATGAGAAGTATAGAGTGTTTGATAGGCTAAAAGGGCAAATGGAATGGCACTCGATTCACCACCCTTCAGCAGTGACCCCAGTGGCCCCAAGATTCTTCAGAGAGAAGTGGGGCTTTGTCAAGAAGCCTATGCTTGTGGTGATCGACACTCAAGGCAGAGTTGTGCACCACAATGCCATTCATATGATGTGTATTTGGGGAAGCCTAGCTTATCCTTTTACTGCCAACAAAGAAAAATTGTTGTGGGAGGATAATGCCTGGACCATGCCATTGATTATTGATGGCCTTGACCCCAATGCTGCCGAATGGGTAAGTCTCTAATCATGCTATAATGCATGGTTGACATAACAATGACTAATTACATATGTTTTTGTTTATTGGTTTTTATAGATCCAAGAACAAAAGCATGTTTGCTTGTATGGAGGAGAAGACATTGACTGGATCAGGAAATTCACAAGGATTGCTAAGGATGTGGCCCGAGAATCAGGGATTCAATTGGAGTTGCTTTACGTGGGGAAGAGCAAACCTCATGAGAAAGCAACAAGGAACATCATTGAGATTATTCAGAAAGAGAACTTGAGCAGAACCTTGGACTGGAACCTCATATGGTACTTCTGGATGCGATTGGAGAGCATGTGGCACTCCAAGGGGCAACTAACCACTGCTGAAACTGTCAAGCATGACCGTGTGATGCAAGGGATCATTGCCATGCTGAGCTACGGGTCCAGCAGCCAAGGCTGGGCTGCCATCAGCAGAGGTTTTGAGGGAATGGTTAAGGGTAATGGGGAGCACATGTTCAGGGGTTTGACCGAGCATGGACAGTGGAAGATGAGGGAGACAGTGATTGGTTTCGTGCCTGCTCTAGATGAGTACCTTCAGAAGCTCCATGTGGACGCACCACACCACTGCACCAGCCTTATTTTGCCAGCCACTGGTGCAATGCCTGACACCGTGGCTTGCTCTGAGTGCGGTCGTTTGATGGAGAGGTACACCATGTTCCGATGCTGCCTTGACTATTGACCATTCTTGGTGATCATGTCTTCATATATGAAtgaaatcaataaatatatatggcgGCGCTTCTTGTGAGACTAAAGGAGTGTCTCGTCATCGATCATAATAATGAGTgtgttaattttaatttatgatatctttttcttttattatttttatatattttgggataaaaaaaaattatatcttaTATTGCACTGTGTTGCTCGCTACAATCAAGTTTGCTACTATTTTgattatcaaataaataatattatttcttGCTTCTCATGCAGTAGTGCTACTATTACAATACTATACTGTGACTAGTATATaactatttttataatatttctcATCAGTTTGAAAAATCGTTGACTACGTGAgtatcataaaaatacaaaacttTAAAAGAAAAACTTATAACTGTTCAGAAAAATTACTTTAATTGATGACGATTTACACTGTTGAAAAAAAGTCACGTTAAATAGATGTTTATATTGGCAAAAATATGATgtaaattaaattgaattactttttaataaatatttttaaatattacatatatgttataatattaattttcatcaaaaaaatattaataaaaataaataaaattaaaatatttttaaatttaaagataatAATTCATTAAAACTATACCAAATTACACttaatgaaaaaatttcatatttcacaatatccataaaaaatatatatatacaaattcaaaataaattataaacataaatattacaatttaatataaacaaaaaaattatgtaataataaaaataaaaaaatcagtcAGCAACCAAAACCAGCTTTCAGGTGAAGTTCTCACAGTTCACTGTGAAACAGGCGATCATCCAGGAACTGGACGGCATGGATCGCGTCCACATCATCGATTTGTTCCAGGTCCAGGAAGATTAGGTCCATGAGAATCACCGGGTTTGGATCCTCCACCGAGTTACTCGAGTCAACTAGGAGGAGACTCACTGATTTCGCGAGCTCACTCGGTCTCCCCTAAAAATTCCACCCGCTAGAAGGGAAAGCATTACCAACCTAAGCTAACTGGACGTGAGGCCAAACGAGGCCACCGTGGTCCACTAGATGCACCACTGCCTATACGACATCACAGGGAGGGATTTAGGTATGTTGAGATTGTTGAGTTTGTTGTGGCTGAAACTGATCACCACTTGATGGACCTGGTTGTGGTTGATGAACTCATGTGCCCCGTAAATGATGTTGTATGTGTCGCTTATCTCGCTGCCAGACCATATCAATGTTTTTACCATCAACGAGAGGGAGAACCCGAGGGCCTTGAAGCTCTGACCAGATGACGACTCAATTGGATACGTTGAGATCCTCGAGATTAGAAAATGATTCGCCGATGGAGGTGTTGGGTCCGCCCCTTTATTGGTGGGCTGGACCAATAAGGGCGTAAGGCccattttatttaattcaaataaaaaaaaaaggggggggGGGGCAGCAAGCACAAAAGTGCTTCATGAGCAGCAAGGCAGGAAAGAGaacagagagaaaaagagagggaaagaagagaaagaaagctagagagagaaaagagtttTGTCATTTTACTTTGAAGATCAAGTGGTTGATTCTCATCCATTTTAGCTCAAATTTTGGGTGGTGAATCCTTGCAAGGTGCTCTTCAAATCTACCGGTTTCGATTTGGCGATTGTCCTCTCTAAGGTGCTCTTCTAGAATACCCACATAGTGAGACCCAAACCTTTTTTCTTTTGTGTATCCATCTTTTGAGATGATGTTGATGATTATATTGGTGATCCAAGATTGTTTAATCTTGATGTTGTTGTGAGCCTCTAGTTTTTCTAGAGAAGAACTTTGTAGTCCCATTATTGAACTTTGGTGATAGTGGATGATTTGAGCGGACTACGGTCCCGTGGTTTTTTCCCGCATTGGGTTTCCACGTAAAAATCTTGGTGTCCCACTTTTATTCTTGATTTGTGTATTTTATATTGCTTGTGGTGCTTTGGCTGATATTTAATATTTGCTTGTTGTGGTGTTTGATAAGTATCCTATTTTTGACATACAAAGAGGGAAAATATTGTGGTTAATTGCAATAGGTTTTCCCAACAAGTGGTATAAGAGCCAAGGTTGATTGGTGTTGAATTCTTGTGTGTTGAAAAATGGATGAGTCGAATGGAATGATAAAATTGAACTTATCAAATTATTCTGCTTGGAAGCAATTGATGGAAAATTTGCTCTATTGTAAAGATTTGTACAAACCTATTAAAGGTAGTGAGAAGCCATCTAAGTTAGATGATGAGGAATGGGAAGTTCAACATAGAAAAGCCATTGCCTATATTAGACGGTGTATGGATATAAATCTTCATTAGCATATCTCTAATGAAACCAGAGCTGATGTTGTTTGGAAAAAGCTAGAAAATCTCTTTGCGAAGAGAACGGCTGGCAATAAGATTTCTCC from Cannabis sativa cultivar Pink pepper isolate KNU-18-1 chromosome 4, ASM2916894v1, whole genome shotgun sequence carries:
- the LOC115713958 gene encoding protein SIEVE ELEMENT OCCLUSION B, coding for MDTRTTATIPPQNLASAYAVPQNLGATPAAAASAYAVPQNLAATPATAASAYAVPQNLAATPTTAASAYAVPQNLAATPTVAASASNNSAAYAPHQTGLSTMTPSHQTGLSTMLPSHHPHHQMQNRAAVGLNGRTARTALGLNGRGTRTLGLDSRAARGGTSDETELSKRIMELHVSDERGLAVKPVLNVIDVIFHRATADLPGYNHQDSDTGRDEKAVLYSVANLQDIVEIPSRITSAISCEILSKCSAGVDVHTITMEILQLVKHYGWDSKVLLALVAFAVTFGEFRLILQQFPTNPLAKAVALLKQLPELLEHSGALKPKIEALYDLIKEILDVTKKIVEFYDLPRNEYFTADSPEILAAASHIPTAVYWTIRSIIVSSTQILALTGMGIEYLTEPWELSSLAHKLNNIKGHVVDIIQRCHKFVEKKKEDEAYEYLVRMFQLTHIDNSKPLRVLFNEDPNALYDGLNKKRIIIEDLKRKVVALFITELDPELIHSSEFAILQQMYAEKKHGMTRSESQYEVVWVPISNVWNDEKYRVFDRLKGQMEWHSIHHPSAVTPVAPRFFREKWGFVKKPMLVVIDTQGRVVHHNAIHMMCIWGSLAYPFTANKEKLLWEDNAWTMPLIIDGLDPNAAEWIQEQKHVCLYGGEDIDWIRKFTRIAKDVARESGIQLELLYVGKSKPHEKATRNIIEIIQKENLSRTLDWNLIWYFWMRLESMWHSKGQLTTAETVKHDRVMQGIIAMLSYGSSSQGWAAISRGFEGMVKGNGEHMFRGLTEHGQWKMRETVIGFVPALDEYLQKLHVDAPHHCTSLILPATGAMPDTVACSECGRLMERYTMFRCCLDY